Below is a window of Xiphophorus maculatus strain JP 163 A chromosome 19, X_maculatus-5.0-male, whole genome shotgun sequence DNA.
TAAAAGAGAAGCGAGGGAATTTTAGCGACCTTTATAATAATGGAGGCAGGAGAATCATCCTTCCTCCACAGTGTAGTCATCTTATCTAGCTGAAGACACCGTTATCTGGGCCAGCAAAAGCTCTCAAATTTCAACCAAACTATGATTAATTTGAGCTCAAAGTgtgtttaaacacatttctataAACATTAATTTGGTTTTTCTACATGTACTTGATCGTGGCTCATCGACACACATTCacaattgatttttaaaaatatatatcctaAAATAATGCAGTCCTTTGCATTTTCCTTAtttgaaatgagaaaagcaGAACTCTGCCAGgaaatctacttttttaaatatgaccaGCCAAGCATGACTCTTttctcacaataaaaaaaaatctacttcttTCTATCGCTTTGACTGACAGTATAAGTAAGTATCTCAGTTGTATAAcattgaaagacattttaaatgtgaatattgCCATAAGTTAAAAAACTTTTGTCATGCTTTACTGTCAGTGGAGCTAAGCCTTGTCTGACTTTATCTGGGTGGAATTCCACATTAAAATGAACCATTTAAGCCACTGtgtctaaataaatgtttattcagcCATTGTATAATTTACATACATGCAGTGCTGCCTGCATGTATAATGTTATAATGACTTATTATTATGGTTGTTTTTGGTACATTTTGTTGTGgtgttttctacatttgttgattttttgtaaaaagtgCTTTTACATGACATTTTTCAACAGGTGAGGAACATCTTCCCACCAATCTTACAACCATAATGTAGTATTTCTTTTTGGCCACATGATGGAGCCAAATCTGggtcaaaatgtttcattggAGCTCAATGTGTGTTTATGTTAAGTCAACATCAGGTACAGATACTTGTGGCTCACTGCCATACCTTCaccatgaatattttttaaataaaaatgctgcttaAAACAATACAGTCCTCCACTCCCAGGCCACATGGGGTTTGcagtttcttttgttgaaatgaGAAAGAGGAAGAACTCCAGAAGGAAATATTCCATGTCTGAACTGGGGAAGAAAGCCAGGTGGTTTTCTCCCAGTCAAAGCCCGTCCACTCCTTTCTACCTCTTTGACTCACAATCTGAGTCTCAGTAGTATAAGACCAAAAGTCATTATAAATGTGAATATTGTTAACGTTCAACAACTTTTGACATGCTTTATTGTCATAGTTAACCATTGTCTGACTTTATCTACATGGCTTTCCAAGTTAGATTgataaatcagataaaaaatattcacattctgcagattatttaaccacttaagtttatttttaaataattttttatgggAAAATTAGCATCTtcatactgaaaataaattgacaaaatAGTTTTAATGAATGCGTCATCATTCATAGCAAAGGATTTCTTTTCCTTACAGAATTTTAACAGGTGAAGCTAAATCTGCCACTAGAGGAGTTTTGTGTAGAGCAGATTGCAGACAAGCATGTTTTCTTAATCTAAAGCGAAAATGTTGTAGTTTCTTCTTAATTAGTgctctgtgttgttctttcgACAAATTGACTTTTAGAGCTTGTATAccccagttaacaattaatcactTGCTAAATTAAgtaatgattatttcaataatcaattcatccaattaatcattttaaccagtgttgtataaagtactgaaatctcagagtcaagtaaaagtataggtacctctccaaaatatgactttggtaaaagtccaagtcactgactgaaatgttacttgagtaaaagtcttaaagtatctgaaacttcttgtacttgagtatggaaattactgtaaaaatggatgtactcaagtaatgtaatgaaaagtacaagtaaaaagtaaaacaaagcaaatgcagtttgaatgacattttttatattttggtaaacttgtcaaatacacttaaagtaatgtacacaaccaagtgcaggcaaatttaaacctgctaatagatatagctgcaggcatcatttagttaagaaaattaggtgctttacctatagcacaaggttaacttaacctgctttacaactgaaccagcttcttagtaaaccctccaggacagaaaatacaaagttttgtaagccttaagttttcccttcaagtaaggtcagtgctaaaaatgagaaaaataaatagtacataaaatgcggccaacatgaagaaaaagatctgttacgattactctacttcacaaatcagtgaatcagtcaatgctacagtcagtaggtggtgcacacaactggtcattatgcagaagaaaaagagaattgggagggaaatgcagcttattggcatctgtaaacctggttttgaacttgcatgcctttcctatatttgttaaattgagtctaaattgctatcgctatggcttctgtccccccttgaacagaggagtctaggtagcctgctacagtcaacattaggcctcagctaaatacaccacgtatggaactgaaacaatgccaaacacagttcatttatggtcaacgtttcacaatacagtagtgtctagtgaccaagctatagttactgaaacaggaggattataaccatttcataagacgttacctcgatgtgtttcttcaagttggacggggagtttttgtaagatagaatttccacatcttcgggcaggaataacataaactgcatgcggtacgacgaatctttaacacccacgaaagagtgtattgtgtttaaataaggccatgggctctcatcaccagctggtggttcccctggagccgtgtccgacgtagttgcagtctgctgctgattgcgagacttgctttgtgtttaatgggagaagcgaaacaggtgtatcctattggtggtgatgaacaagcccaggcaggTAGttctacggactttgttcggtagcctacttgctacttgctaatcagtaggtggagtcaaaacactttgtttctctctcgcttttttgtaacgagtaactaaaccacacattgaaaatgtatcggagtaaaagtacgcgattaagttcggaaatatagtgaagcaaaagtgaaagtcatcaaaaattttcatactccaggaaagtatgaagtactccaaaatatacttaagtaaagtagtgaagtatttttacttcgttactatacaacactgatttTAACCCTAGCTACAAGCATAGGTAACCACACTTTAATCATTTTcgtcatttatttttacagagttGATGGCAGTGATGCACAAAGTGTAACAAAAGTGGGTTGTTCTGTTATGAAactataaatttgttttatactgtagattttttcttcttttccaccCCATTTGGTATGGTTTTCTTAGTATCAGGATCACTCTCACAGCTGCAGGACTCTGTCTTCCACTCTGGTTGCTCAGTGCTATCATAACTCACACTGGTAGTGCCAACACGGTTTCGAGATTTCTTCTTCCAGCATACGGAGATGATGAGCATTACACACAGGAcacaaaaaacagctaaaaaagaGATAACTATAGCCTGAAGCCAGTTTACCCCACCCTCTGAAACTTTAACGTTGTACTGGATCACCGCCTTCTTGTGCTCTCTGCCTTTAACTACTTCCACTGTCTCACAGGTGTAAAGGCCTTCATCAGTGAAGGAAGGTGTTAAAACGAGTCCCTGGCTGAGCAGAATGTGTCGGGGACCGGGCTCAAGGATTTTACCAGAGAAGCGCCATCTCATGGGGAGATTGGTATCAGGGGAGCAGGGGAGGAACTGTGCGACGTCAGCTGTGAGGTGGATGTCGGTAATCTGCTTTGATACTGTGGGAGAAGCcaaaacagacattaaaattATCCTACTTTTCTCCTCGCTAAGGTAAATGTGTGTAAAGAGCTTTATGTGGGGAATACTTGCAATGAGAGCTTGGGCACATTGTAGCATCACCATCAATGAGGTTCTGGATCCTGCCACAAATGAATTAAATCCTCTGATTATCAACGTAGCACATAATGAACATGTCTTGGTTAGTGTGACATACATGGAGAAGTTTGAAGCaccagcaacagcagcacacaGGCCTTTGAGGTGGTCCCAGCCACAGTATGGATCTCTGGCTATAAGGCAGTCAGCACAGGATGTGTAGCGGCTGCAGTCCCTCACACTGAGCTGAGCAACAGCAGTTCTAGTTGCGCTGTACAGCTGACCCTGCAGATCATCAGAGTTCAAAGGTTAGCTCCAGGTCCATTTAGTCTACAGACATGTAGCTGTAACCTACTCTTCTAGAGAGCTGAAGGAAGCGAATGGGCTGAGGATCCTGAAACAGCTGCAACTCCTCAATGATTCGCCCTCCATCATCACCAGACCACACCGCCTTCTGCAGCCAACCAGAGTCTAGAGGACAGAACCAGATGTAAAGTTACAAAGAATACTAGCAGCAATGTTTTGGTTAAACACCCTCACACGAGGttcaacataaaatgaaatccTTAGCGGAGGCCATTGTTTAGGGTGGTTATAACTGTGGGCATCAGGCTTCTCTCCAAATGCTCCCTTCTGCACCACAATGTCCTGTACCTGCACCAAGGGAACAGCAGTAAGGCTAAGTGTTCCTGTAGTGGAACGCTAGGACTTTTAGGATCCTGGATTGTATTGAGTTGTTATTGGGCTTGATTTATTCTAGCTGCATTATTACCTTATGTTCTatagcaggggtctcaaactccagtcctcgagagccgcagtcctgcaacttttagatgtgcctctgctgcaccacacctgaatagaataattaggtcattagcagggctggagaactgatctacacaaggaggaggtaattaagccatttcattccagtgttttgtacctgtggcatatctaaaaactgtaggtctgcggccctcgaggactggagtttgagacctctGTTCTATAGTCTCCTTCTTTGATTagatcagccttgtttctgttACTTTAGTCAGCCTTCTATTTcctgaagaacatctccaggATTAGAGATCTAATGTGTCgacaagatct
It encodes the following:
- the LOC111612253 gene encoding semaphorin-4E-like isoform X2, which gives rise to MTAVIEIMFFFFISCEVMMKSQVALLCVLIIMSEGSAKSLKARRSVFFSDINLKLFKEPDFDGLSSLLVREDIGLLFVGARGKVITLSLNDITEKTSESDVGGMRMLRRKWTSFLKVRLDCPFGDIGSPSLVQDVFLLRDENNLMNSVFYATFILNPEPSSTCSQSAVCAYKLSDIRQVFRGNFMTETAYGTWVRFMGALPSPYPRSCINDEMRASGVKTSYDLPDSTLQFLKNHPLMEGAVTPLTGKPLLVRSMAQFSKIVVDKVTSLDGEQHNVMFISNNSGWLQKAVWSGDDGGRIIEELQLFQDPQPIRFLQLSRRGQLYSATRTAVAQLSVRDCSRYTSCADCLIARDPYCGWDHLKGLCAAVAGASNFSMIQNLIDGDATMCPSSHLSKQITDIHLTADVAQFLPCSPDTNLPMRWRFSGKILEPGPRHILLSQGLVLTPSFTDEGLYTCETVEVVKGREHKKAVIQYNVKVSEGGVNWLQAIVISFLAVFCVLCVMLIISVCWKKKSRNRVGTTSVSYDSTEQPEWKTESCSCESDPDTKKTIPNGVEKKKKSTV
- the LOC111612253 gene encoding semaphorin-4E-like isoform X3, yielding MISLKIVKHFPVLSIGNTLYTAGSLNFLGTRMAFQKHAQNLIKNEDGFIWFFEPTIISMHMAEINKSSENNEDDNMFLFLIENGIEEPRNLRLSRVARVCKSDVGGMRMLRRKWTSFLKVRLDCPFGDIGSPSLVQDVFLLRDENNLMNSVFYATFILNPEPSSTCSQSAVCAYKLSDIRQVFRGNFMTETAYGTWCINDEMRASGVKTSYDLPDSTLQFLKNHPLMEGAVTPLTGKPLLVRSMAQFSKIVVDKVTSLDGEQHNVMFISNNSGWLQKAVWSGDDGGRIIEELQLFQDPQPIRFLQLSRRGQLYSATRTAVAQLSVRDCSRYTSCADCLIARDPYCGWDHLKGLCAAVAGASNFSMIQNLIDGDATMCPSSHLSKQITDIHLTADVAQFLPCSPDTNLPMRWRFSGKILEPGPRHILLSQGLVLTPSFTDEGLYTCETVEVVKGREHKKAVIQYNVKVSEGGVNWLQAIVISFLAVFCVLCVMLIISVCWKKKSRNRVGTTSVSYDSTEQPEWKTESCSCESDPDTKKTIPNGVEKKKKSTV
- the LOC111612253 gene encoding semaphorin-4D-like isoform X5, translating into MVGATLFIRGLMTFRSVSQCFILWIKIRKFLTKQQSDVGGMRMLRRKWTSFLKVRLDCPFGDIGSPSLVQDVFLLRDENNLMNSVFYATFILNPEPSSTCSQSAVCAYKLSDIRQVFRGNFMTETAYGTWVRFMGALPSPYPRSCINDEMRASGVKTSYDLPDSTLQFLKNHPLMEGAVTPLTGKPLLVRSMAQFSKIVVDKVTSLDGEQHNVMFISNNSGWLQKAVWSGDDGGRIIEELQLFQDPQPIRFLQLSRRGQLYSATRTAVAQLSVRDCSRYTSCADCLIARDPYCGWDHLKGLCAAVAGASNFSMIQNLIDGDATMCPSSHLSKQITDIHLTADVAQFLPCSPDTNLPMRWRFSGKILEPGPRHILLSQGLVLTPSFTDEGLYTCETVEVVKGREHKKAVIQYNVKVSEGGVNWLQAIVISFLAVFCVLCVMLIISVCWKKKSRNRVGTTSVSYDSTEQPEWKTESCSCESDPDTKKTIPNGVEKKKKSTV
- the LOC111612253 gene encoding semaphorin-4D-like isoform X4; amino-acid sequence: MAFQKHAQNLIKNEDGFIWFFEPTIISMHMAEINKSSENNEDDNMFLFLIENGIEEPRNLRLSRVARVCKSDVGGMRMLRRKWTSFLKVRLDCPFGDIGSPSLVQDVFLLRDENNLMNSVFYATFILNPEPSSTCSQSAVCAYKLSDIRQVFRGNFMTETAYGTWVRFMGALPSPYPRSCINDEMRASGVKTSYDLPDSTLQFLKNHPLMEGAVTPLTGKPLLVRSMAQFSKIVVDKVTSLDGEQHNVMFISNNSGWLQKAVWSGDDGGRIIEELQLFQDPQPIRFLQLSRRGQLYSATRTAVAQLSVRDCSRYTSCADCLIARDPYCGWDHLKGLCAAVAGASNFSMIQNLIDGDATMCPSSHLSKQITDIHLTADVAQFLPCSPDTNLPMRWRFSGKILEPGPRHILLSQGLVLTPSFTDEGLYTCETVEVVKGREHKKAVIQYNVKVSEGGVNWLQAIVISFLAVFCVLCVMLIISVCWKKKSRNRVGTTSVSYDSTEQPEWKTESCSCESDPDTKKTIPNGVEKKKKSTV